In Solanum pennellii chromosome 3, SPENNV200, a single window of DNA contains:
- the LOC107014921 gene encoding homogentisate solanesyltransferase, chloroplastic — MELAFSSLRFSSHQHNDYRYRKLTAPPSCNAANLVLKSSNNLSSLPGLSKNFSNTLLCRNYRHTSIRACSQVGTAGSDPVLAKISQFKDAFWRFLRPHTIRGTALGSASLVTRALIENPNLIRWSLVLKAFSGLIALICGNGYIVGINQIYDIGIDKVNKPYLPIAAGDLSVQSAWILVLLFAVSGLLIVGLNFGPFITSLYCLGLFLGTIYSVPPFRLKRFAVIAFLIIATVRGFLLNYGVYYATRAALGLSFEWSSPVAFITTFVTVFALVIAITKDLPDVEGDRKFQISTLATKLGVRNIAFLGSGLLLTNYIGAVVAAMYMPQAFRSSLMIPVHVILASCLVFQAWLLERANYTKEAISAYYRFIWNLFYAEYIIFPFI, encoded by the exons ATGGAGTTGGCATTTTCATCCCTTCGATTTTCATCTCACCAACACAATGATTACCGCTACAGAAAGTTAACTGCTCCACCTTCTTGTAATGCTGCTAATTTGGTGCTCAAATCTTCCAACAACTTGTCATCTTTACCTGGATTGAGCAAAAACTTTTCAAACACCCTTTTGTGTAGAAACTACAGGCACACTTCCATCCGG GCATGTTCTCAAGTTGGTACTGCTGGATCTGATCCAGTGTTGGCTAAAATTTCACAATTTAAAGATGCCTTTTGGAGATTTTTGAGGCCCCACACTATACGTGGGACTGCGCTAGGATCTGC CTCATTGGTGACTCGAGCTTTAATTGAGAATCCGAACCTAATCAGGTGGTCATTAGTATTGAAGGCCTTTTCTGGTCTTATTGCCCTAATATGTGGGAATGGTTATATAGTGGGCATCAATCAAATATATGACATTGGCATTGACAA GGTAAACAAGCCGTACTTACCCATAGCTGCCGGAGATCTTTCAGTTCAGTCTGCATGGATCTTGGTGTTATTGTTCGCTGTGTCTGGCCTTCTTATTGTTGGACTGAATTTTGGCCCCTTCATTACTTCTCTTTACTGTCTTGGTCTCTTTCTAGGTACCATTTATTCAGTCCCACCATTTCGGCTGAAGAGATTTGCTGTCATAGCGTTCCTAATAATTGCCACG GTGCGTGGATTTCTTCTTAATTATGGTGTGTATTATGCCACAAGGGCTGCTCTGGGACTAAGCTTTGAGTGGAG CTCACCTGTTGCATTTATTACTACCTTTGTGACTGTGTTTGCACTAGTCATTGCCATCACCAAGGATTTACCAGATGTGGAGGGTGATCGCAA GTTTCAGATATCTACCTTGGCAACAAAGCTTGGTGTGAGAAACATAGCATTTCTCGGCTCTGGTCTATTATTAACAAATTACATTGGTGCTGTAGTTGCGGCAATGTACATGCCCCAA GCATTCAGGAGTAGCTTGATGATACCTGTACATGTCATCTTAGCATCGTGTTTAGTTTTCCAG GCATGGTTGTTGGAAAGAGCAAATTACACCAAG GAAGCAATCTCAGCATATTATAGATTTATATGGAATCTTTTCTATGCGGAGTACATCATCTTCCCTTTCATCTAA